A DNA window from Malus domestica chromosome 12, GDT2T_hap1 contains the following coding sequences:
- the LOC103451015 gene encoding uncharacterized protein, which produces MRDFPSCFGENGVQVADSSSSNSSRGAQNLVTCMYQCRLRGRSCLITVTWSRNLMGQGLSVGIDDSSNQCLCKVDIKPWLFSKRRGSKSLEAYSSKIDIYWDLSLAKFGSGPEPLEGYYVGVVVDRQMLLLLGDMRKEAFKKTSASPVPSSAVCVAKREHIFGKRGFTTKAQFCNNGQVHDLVIECDTVGVNDPCLLVRVDSKPVMQVKRLRWKFRGNHTILVDGLAVEVFWDVHNWLFGTSPGNAVFMFKTCLSAEKLWASQPASDPSALQWSFSQRFSDSKSQGLGFSLILYAWKNE; this is translated from the coding sequence ATGAGAGATTTCCCATcttgttttggtgaaaatggggtTCAGGTTGCTGATTCTTCATCATCAAATAGTAGTAGGGGTGCCCAGAATTTGGTTACTTGTATGTATCAATGCCGGTTACGAGGCCGGTCTTGCTTGATTACTGTGACTTGGAGTAGGAATTTGATGGGTCAAGGCCTTAGTGTTGGGATAGATGATTCATCAAACCAGTGTCTTTGCAAGGTTGATATTAAACCCTGGTTGTTCTCCAAGAGAAGAGGGTCCAAGAGTTTAGAAGCTTATTCGAGTAAAATAGATATATATTGGGACCTTTCATTGGCAAAATTCGGATCCGGGCCTGAACCTTTGGAGGGATATTATGTGGGGGTTGTGGTGGACAGGCAAATGCTTCTCCTTCTTGGAGACATGAGGAAAGAAGCTTTCAAAAAGACTAGTGCCAGCCCTGTGCCTTCGAGTGCTGTTTGCGTTGCTAAGAGAGAGCATATTTTTGGTAAGAGGGGATTCACCACAAAGGCTCAGTTTTGCAATAATGGTCAAGTTCATGACCTTGTAATTGAATGTGACACTGTCGGGGTCAATGATCCATGCCTCCTGGTGCGCGTTGACAGCAAGCCTGTGATGCAGGTGAAGAGACTTCGGTGGAAGTTCCGAGGGAACCATACCATCTTGGTTGATGGGCTTGCAGTTGAAGTTTTCTGGGATGTTCACAATTGGCTGTTTGGTACATCACCTGGAAATGCTGTTTTTATGTTCAAGACATGCCTCTCAGCAGAGAAGTTGTGGGCTAGTCAACCAGCCTCTGATCCGAGCGCGTTGCAGTGGTCATTTTCGCAGAGATTCTCGGATAGTAAGTCACAAGGTCTAGGATTCTCGCTGATTCTGTATGCTTGGAAGAATGAATAG
- the LOC103451014 gene encoding CRC domain-containing protein TSO1, giving the protein MDTPLKNQITPTTPLPAKYEDSPVFNYISNLSPIEPVKSVGNDHHTFNSLAFASLPSIFASPQNLSVPETRFLLRRHHFSDSPKPESFQSGNRNSKSDGVPVSVEQAYLGTDQPECFASGSSSDVEVASAVPTENLEPPVEFLNTLKYSSGSPHRNDVHHSKGRHSFFERETHLRRIRRVEQKKDAAACDLVRLISDDQLKFDLTTIKENCAGHDPKPVDPGEISFMSNILRDNDIEVEESAGPIDSCEECELGKVSNQPEGVRGTKETDQAPAILSETLLDKLNVNDPSGIVDEKSLNCIHSSCKPSSQSYAIRRRCLDFERPAAHKRKSIDASGGSLALPQSSCEVASVEKQLVQTIKGCDYSSSRLPGIGLHLNALATSSESNLSKVVKHDISESRAINFPNSKISSTSLTPSEVSCDESCKNKAQVAETPPQVCAAVGQEHDCNSPEKKRLKLQPVGESLACKRCNCKRSKCLKLYCDCFAAGLYCIEPCSCQECLNKPNYENIVLENRKLIESRNPLAFAPKVTASAVAIPQYGKETNSTPSSARHKRGCNCRKSSCLKKYCECFQGGAGCGILCRCVGCKNTFGRKDESKQAEVGGDESVVPNKDALNVSLPTVRDQDLPMARSGIFRPPDQLTSSSNGKQKIFSLHSVVSSPQLEKHLQAIPEDGTLETLASSGSHKSSSPNSKRVSPPHSGSEFGSAWRGGRKLVLRSIPPFPTLESPRKQ; this is encoded by the exons ATGGACACTCCGCTGAAGAATCAGATCACCCCCACCACTCCTCTTCCTGCTAAATAcgag GATTCCCCTGTGTTCAACTACATTAGCAATCTTTCCCCGATTGAGCCGGTGAAGTCCGTAGGAAATGATCATCACACTTTCAACTCCCTAGCTTTTGCATCTCTTCCTTCTATTTTCGCTTCGCCGCAGAATCTTTCCGTCCCGGAAACACGGTTCTTACTTAGAAG GCATCACTTCTCTGATTCACCGAAACCCGAGTCCTTCCAGAGTGGAAACCGAAACAGTAAAAGTGATGGAGTTCCGGTTTCCGTTGAGCAAGCGTATTTAGGTACTGACCAACCGGAATGCTTTGCATCCGGAAGTTCTTCAGATGTAGAGGTGGCTAGTGCAGTACCAACTGAGAATTTGGAACCACCGGTTGAGTTTCTAAATACCTTGAAGTATAGTTCTGGTAGCCCACATAGAAATGATGTACATCATTCGAAAGGAAGGCACTCGTTTTTCGAGAGGGAAACACATTTGCGCAGAATTCGAAGAGTTGAGCAGAAGAAAGATGCAGCCGCATGCGATTTGGTGAGGTTGATTTCTGATGATCAgttaaaatttgatttgacAACCATTAAAGAGAATTGTGCGGGGCACGATCCTAAACCAGTAGATCCTGGAGAAATCTCTTTTATGTCAAACATCCTACGAGACAATGATATTGAAGTAGAGGAATCTGCTGGTCCTATTGATTCTTGTGAAGAATGCGAATTGGGAAAGGTCAGTAATCAACCAGAAGGTGTTCGGGGAACTAAGGAAACAGATCAAGCTCCGGCGATACTTTCTGAAACTTTACTGGATAAGTTAAATGTTAATGATCCAAGTGGTATTGTGGATGAAAAGTCGCTGAATTGTATACATTCTAGCTGCAAG CCTAGTTCTCAGTCATATGCAATACGCAGGCGCTGTTTGGATTTTGAAAGGCCAGCAGCTCACAAAAGGAAATCAATAGATGCTAGTGGCGGTTCTTTAGCCTTACCGCAGTCCAGTTGTGAAGTCGCCTCTGTCGAAAAGCAGTTGGTTCAAACTATAAAAGGTTGTGATTATTCATCTTCAAGGTTACCTGGCATTGGTTTGCACTTGAATGCTCTTGCAACTTCTAGTGAAAGTAACTTAAGTAAGGTTGTCAAGCATGATATTTCTGAGAGTCGAGCGATAAATTTTCCAAACTCCAAGATATCTAGTACTTCTTTGACTCCCAGTGAGGTTTCTTGTGATGAATCATGTAAAAATAAAGCTCAGGTTGCAGAAACTCCTCCCCAAGTATGTGCAGCAGTTGGTCAAGAACATGACTGTAATAGTCCTGAGAAGAAAAG GCTTAAGTTGCAGCCTGTTGGAGAAAGTTTGGCTTGCAAGCGCTGTAATTGTAAGagatcaaaatgtttgaaact TTATTGCGACTGTTTTGCTGCTGGTCTCTACTGTATTGAGCCTTGTTCATGTCAAGAATGCTTAAACAAGCCTAATTATGAGaatattgttttagagaatcgCAAACTGATTGAATCTCGCAACCCACTTGCATTTGCTCCCAAAGTAACTGCAAGCGCCGTTGCTATTCCACAGTACGGG AAGGAAACTAACTCGACTCCGTCTTCAGCTAGGCATAAAAGGGGATGCAATTGTAGAAAATCAAGTTGCTTGAAAAAGTACTGTGAATGCTTCCAG GGTGGTGCTGGATGCGGCATCCTCTGCAGATGTGTAGGGTGTAAAAACACTTTTGGCCGGAAAGATG AATCTAAACAAGCTGAAGTTGGAGGAGATGAATCAGTAGTTCCGAATAAGGATGCACTGAATGTCAGTTTACCGACAGTAAGGGATCAAGATCTCCCAATGGCGCGTTCTGGGATTTTCAG ACCTCCAGACCAATTGACATCCTCTTCTAACGGGAAACAGAAAATATTTTCTCTTCATTCTGTGGTATCATCTCCTCAGCTCGAGAAGCATCTTCAGGCAATTCCTGAAGACGGAACTCTTGAGACGTTGGCTAGCAGTGGCTCACATAAGTCATCCTCTCCAAACTCAAAGAGGGTATCGCCTCCTCACAGCGGCAGCGAGTTTGGGTCAGCTTGGAGGGGCGGCAGGAAGTTAGTTCTGAGATCCATTCCACCATTCCCGACTCTGGAATCACCACGAAAGCAGTGA